In Actinomycetota bacterium, the genomic window CCCGCGGCGAAGGGGCGAAACGACGCGACCGTGCGCATCCTGCGCAACATATTCCGCCGCAAGCTCAGGGCGTTCCTCACGATATTCGGCATCAGCATCGGCGTGTTCGCGCTGGTGGTGATGGGTGCCATGTCCGAGAAGCTGAGCCTGCTCGTCGACGGTGGCGTCAAGTACTACGCGGACAAGGTGGTGGTGAACGCCGCAACCTCCGTACTCGGACTCGCCAGCGAGCCGCTCACCATGTCCAAGCTGCGCGATGTGCGCCACGTCCCCGGCGTGGAGGCCGCGTTCGCCACCGTCGGCATTCTCTACGACGAGGAGTTGCCCACGGTCAGCATGGGCAACATCGCGACGCTGCAGGGCGAGGACTGGGAGGCGGCGCGGTACGAGTCGTTCAAGGTCGGCATGGCCGAGGGCCGCGACCTCGAGTCCGGCGACCACGGGGTCGTGGTCCTCGGGAACGACCTGGCCAAGAAGCAGAGCGCCTATGTGGGCAAGGTGCTCACCATCCGGGACCGCGAGTTCGAGGTCGTCGGCATCTTGGAGCGCACGCTCACCTCGCCGGACAACATGGCGGCGATCTCGCTCGAGGACGCGCAGGAGGTCTACAAGGACACCCTGCCCGATGCGCTGCAGTCCGGAGTCACCGCGCGCAACCTGGCCACCGGGTTCGTCGTCTACCCCGAGAAGGGTGTCGACCCCGACCAGCTCGCGGCCACCATCGAGCGCCATGTGAACGGCGTCGAGGCGACCGGCCCGAAGGCGTTCCAGGAGCGGGTCGTCAGCCAGGTATCCGTGCTGTCCTCGGTCATCTTCGGCATCGGCGCGATCTCGCTGCTCGTGGGCGGCCTGTCGGTGGTCAACACGATGACGATGTCGGTCGCCGAGCGCACGCGCGAGATCGGCATCCG contains:
- a CDS encoding ABC transporter permease, translated to MRILRNIFRRKLRAFLTIFGISIGVFALVVMGAMSEKLSLLVDGGVKYYADKVVVNAATSVLGLASEPLTMSKLRDVRHVPGVEAAFATVGILYDEELPTVSMGNIATLQGEDWEAARYESFKVGMAEGRDLESGDHGVVVLGNDLAKKQSAYVGKVLTIRDREFEVVGILERTLTSPDNMAAISLEDAQEVYKDTLPDALQSGVTARNLATGFVVYPEKGVDPDQLAATIERHVNGVEATGPKAFQERVVSQVSVLSSVIFGIGAISLLVGGLSVVNTMTMSVAERTREIGIRKAIGASSGQIMRQFIAESAVIGLLGGAAGLALGWVVAGALNAAGEASGNVLFLVTPGLAIQSVLFAVFLGVVAGLYPAWHAAQLNPVEALRYE